The genomic DNA GCCGACACCAGCTGGATCGCCACCATGAACGGCAGCGACAGGAACACCGTCCAGAGCAGGCCGGTGCCGAACTGGGCGCCCGCTTGGGTGTAGGTGGCAATGCCGGAGGGGTCGTCGTCGGCCGCACCGGTGACGACGCCAGGCCCAACGTGGCGCAGGAACGACGGAATACGTTTCTTCATGTGTGCCTCGATGGTGGCATGCCGAGCCTGACTGCCAGATGATCTTTCGCAGTCGCCCGCTAAAAAAACGCGCCGCTCCTGCGTCTTTCCTTCTTCCCTTATCCGGCCCGCTCGGAAAACAGCGCCGTGATCACCTGGCGCAGCCAGCGGTTCGCCGGATCGGCCTCGAAGCGCCTGCTCCAGTGCAGCGACACCGTGAAGTCGCGCAGCGGGAACGGCGGCTCGACGATGGCGTAGCCGCCCTCCTCGGCAAAGCCGCGCGCGATGTTGCGCGGCATCACCACCGCCAGGTCGGTGGCGCGCACGATGGCCGGCAGCACCATGAAGTGCTCGGTCGTCAGGCGCAGCCGGTCTTCGAGGTTCAGCAGCTGCAGGATGCGCAGCGTCTCGGCGTGCGTGCGCACTGCCACGTAGTCGAGCTCCTGCAGGGCCTCAAGCAGCGCCTGCCCGCTGCGGCGCCGCTTCACGAAGGGATGGCCCTTTCGCAGCAGCACGATGTAGCGGTCTTTCAGGAGCTGGGCGCGCTGCGTGTCCTTCACCTTGGGCAAAAAGCCGAAGGCGAAGTCGACCCGGCCGCTGTCGAGCGCCGTGGCAATGTCCCCGGTGGCCAGCGGCATGGTCTCGACGCGCACGCCCGGTGACAGCTCGCGCAGCCGCACCATCAGCGCCGGCAGGAAACGCCCCTCGCCGATGTCGCTCATGTGGATGCGAAACAGCTTGCGCGAGGCGGCCGGGTCGAAGCGCTCGGGCTCGGCCAACGCCTGCTGCAGCATGGCCAGCGCCGCCTGCACCGGCACCGCCAGCCGCTCCGCCCGCGGCGTCGGCGCCACGCCGCCGGGGGTGCGCGTGAAGAGCGCATCGCCCAGCAGCAGGCGCAGCCGCGTGAGGCCATGGCTGGCCGCCGGCTGCGTCAGGCCCAGGGCCTCGGCGGCACGGCTCACGCTGCGGGCGCGGAAGACCGCATCGAAGAGCCGCAGCAGGTTGAGGTCGAGCTTTTCGATATGCATGGCGTTCATGTTGGATAGCTGGCTTATTTTATTGATGTATGGCGGCGCGCCGACCACACTGCGAGACCCCCAGAAAAAAAGAGACACGATGGAAGTTTCATTCAGCAAGGAAGTGGAGACGCTGCGCCTCGGCGCAGGCGACACCTTCCACGGCGAGGGCATCCTCGCGATCACCAAGGGCCTGCTGCAGTCGGGCGTGGCCTACGTAGGCGGCTACCAGGGCGCACCGGTGTCGCACCTGCTCGACGTGATGGTGCAGGGCAAGGCCTACATGGACGAGCTCGGCGTGCACGTGGAAGCCTGCTCCAACGAAGCCTCGGCCGCGGCCATGCTCGGCGCCTCCATCCACTACCCGCTGCGCGGCGCGGTCACCTGGAAGTCGATAGTCGGCACCAACGTGGCGGCCGATGCGCTCTCCAACCTGTCGTCGCCCGGCGTGACCGGCGGCGTGCTGGTGGTGGTGGGCGAGGACTACGGCGAAGGCGCCAGCGTGATCCAGGAGCGCACGCATGCCTATGCGCTCAAGTCGAGCATGTGCCTGCTCGATCCGCGGCCCGACCTCGGCGTGATGGTGCGCATGGTGGAAGAAGGCTTCCGCCTGTCCGAGACCTCGAACATGCCCTGCCTGATGGAGCTGCGCATCCGCACCTGCCACGTGCGCGGCAGCTTCGAGTGCAAGGACAACATCGCGCCCGCGGTGTCGACCCGCGCGCTGATGAGCGAGCCCGCGGGCTTCGACTACATGCGGCTCGCGCATCCGCCGGTCACCTTCCGCCATGAAAAGCTCAAGGGCGACGAGCGCATTCCGGCCGCACGGCGCTACATCGTCGAACATGCGCTCAACGAGCTGATTCCGGGCCGCGCCCATGCCGACCTCGGCATCGTGGTGCAGGGCGGGCTCTACAACGCGCTGATCCGCAGCCTGCAGCAGCAGGGGCTGGCCGACGCCTTCGGCGAGACCGACATCCCGATCCTGGTGCTCAACGTGACCTACCCGCTGGTGCCCGAGCAGGTGGCCGACTTCTGCGTGGGCAAGCGCGCGGTGCTGGTGGTGGAGGAAGGCCAGCCCGAATACATCGAGCAGGACATCGCCACCCTGCTGCGCCGGCGCGACATCCAGACGCCGCTGCACGGCAAGGACATGCTGCCCGCAGCGGGCGAATACGGCGTCGAGGTGCTTGCTGGCGGCCTCGGCGCGTTCGCCGCGAAATACATCGAGGCCAGCGAGGCTTCATCTTCCGCGCAGGCCTGGCTGGCCGGCAACCGCGCGCGCCGCGAGGCCGTGGCGCGCCAGCTCGAGACGCTGCTGCCCAACCGGCCGCCGAGCTTCTGCATCGGCTGCCCCGAGCGCCCCGTGTTCTCGGCGCTCAAGCTCGCGCAGCAGGAGACGGGGCCGGTGCACATCGCGGCCGACATCGGCTGCCATGCCTTCGGCACCTTCGAGCCCTTCTCGATGGGGCATTCGATCCTGGGCTACGGCATGAGCCTGGCGAGCCGCGCGGGCGTGGCGCCGATGATGAACCGCCGCACCTTGTCGATCATGGGCGACGGCGGCTTCTGGCACAACGGCCTGCTCACGGGCGTGCAGAGCGCGCTGTTCAACGGCGACGACGCGGTGCTGCTGATCTTCAAGAACGGCTACACCTCGGCCACCGGCACGCAGGACATCATCTCCACGCCCGACGACGAGATGAAGGAGCGCGCCGTCGACAAGCAGCAGAGCCTGGTCGACAAGAACCAGACCATCGAGGCCACGCTCAAGGGCCTGGGCGTGCAGTGGATGCGCACCGTCACCACCTACGACGTGGAGCGCATGCGCAAGACGCTGACCGAGGCGCTCACCAGCGACTTCAACGGCCTCAAGGTGGTGATTGCCGAGGGCGAATGCCAGCTCGAGCGCCAGCGCCGCATCAAGCCCTGGATTGCCGGCCTGCTTCAGCGCGGCGAGCGCGTGGTGCGCGTGAAGTACGGCGTCGACGAGGACGTGTGCAACGGCGACCACGCCTGTATCCGCCTGTCGGGCTGCCCCACGCTCACGCTCAGGGACAACCCCGATCCGCTCAAGGTCGACCCCGTGGCCACCGTGATCGACGGCTGCGTGGGCTGCGGCCTGTGCGGCGAGAACGCGCATGCGGCCACGCTGTGCCCGAGCTTCTACCGCGCCGAGGTGGTGCAGAACCCGAAGTGGCATGAACGCCTGCTGCACGCGCTGCGCGGCGCCATGGTGCGCGTGCTGCAACCCGCATGAGAGACGACATGGAACAGAACCGCCCCATCACCCTGCTCGTCTGCGCCCTCGGCGGCGAAGGCGGCGGCGTGCTCACCGAATGGCTGGTCGACATCGCCCGCCATGCCGGCTATGCCGCGCAGAGCACTTCGATTCCCGGCGTGGCGCAGCGCACCGGCGCCACCACCTACTACATCGAGGTGTTCCCGGTGCCGATCGCGCAACTCGGCGGCCAGCGCCCGGTGTTCAGCCTGAGCCCGGTGCCGGGCGCGCTCGACGCCATCGTGTCGTCGGAGCTGCTCGAGACCGCGCGCCAGATCGGCAACGGCATGAGCGCGCCGCTGCGCACGCTGGTCATCAGTTCGTCGGCGCGCATCTTCACCACCGCCGAGCGCATGCAGCCTGGCGACGGGCGCGCCGATGCGCAGCGACTGCTCGACGTGGTGAAAGCCTTCAGCCGCGAACACCATGTGTTCGACATGAATGCCGTGGCGCGCGAGACCGGTACGGTGGTCAGCGCGGTGATGCTCGGCGCCATCGCTGGCAGCGGCCTGTTCCCGTTCCCGCGCGAGGCCTTCGAGCATGTGGTGCGCGGCGGCGATGCCCGCGCGCCCGAGAAGCTCGGCAGGATGGCTGCAGCCAGCCTGCGCGGCTTCGCAGCGGGCTTCGAGGCCGTGGGCACGCCGCGCGCGCAGGCCGCCTTCGTGAGCAGCGTGCTGGCCGCCGACACGCGCGACGCGCCGCCACCGCCGCGCGCATTGCCGGACGAACTCGCGCGGCGCTTTCCGCCCGCCGTGCACGACATGCTTGCGCTCGGCCATGCGCGCGTGCTCGACTACCAGGACGCTGCCTACGCCGCGCTCTATGCCGAGCGGCTGGGCCGGCTGCTCGATGCCGAGCGCGCCGCCGACCCGGCCGGCGCACAGGGCTTTGCCATCACCCGCGCAGCCGCGCGCTGGCTCGCGCTGTGGATGGCCTTCGACGACATCGTGCGCGTGGCCGCGCTCAAGGGCCGCGCCAGCCGCGCACAGCGCGTGCGGCAGGAGGTGCGCGCGGCCGACGAAGACATCGTGAAGGTCTACGACCACTTCAAGCCCGGCGCGGCCGAGTTCGCCGCGCTGCTGCCGCCGGGCCTGGCGCGCCGCGTCACCGCATGGGACCGCGGCCGGCAGGCACGCGGCCTCGCGCCCTGGGCGCTGCCGTTGAAGGTGGGCAGCCACTCGGTGCTCGGCATGGCCTCCCTGCGCCTCTTGTCTTCGCTGAAGTGGCTGCGCCGCCGCGGCCATCGCTTTGCCGAGGAACAGGCGCTGATCGAGCGCTGGCTCGCGGCGGTGGAGGCCGGCACGCGCGAGGCCTGGGTGCTGGGCCATGAGCTGGCGCTGTGCGGACGGCTCATCAAGGGCTACGGCAGCACCAACGAGCGCGGCAAGGAAAACCTGCTGCACGTGATCGGCGAACTCGCAGGCCGCGCAACGCTCGCCGCGCCGGCACGCGCCGAGGCGATTGCCGCAGCGCGCGAAGCAGCCCTGGCCGACGAGGGCGGCACGGCGCTCGACGCCGCGCTGGTGCGCCACGGTGCCGCACCGCGGCCGGTGCAGGCGCAGCCTATCCGCTGGATGAGGCGGCCGCCGTCCACCGCCGGCCGACCCTGATTCCACAACAAACAACCCAGGAGACACCACCCATGCCCCACCACGCCCTTCCCTGGCGGCGACGCCTGCTGTTCACCGCCGCCTGCGCGCTGCTGGCCTGTGCGCAGGCACCGGCGCATGCCGACACCTGGCCCGCCAAGCCGATCAAGGTGGTCGTCAACTTTCCGCCCGGCGGCGCCGCCGACCAGATCGCGCGCGCGGTCTCGCAGCCGCTGCAGGAGGCGCTCAAGCAGCCGGTGGTGATCGAGAACCGCGCGGGCGCCAACGGCAACGTCGGCGGCGAAGCGGTGGCGCGCGCACCGGCCGACGGCTACACGCTGCTCATGAGTTCGGGCGGCATGGTGTCGGTGAACCCGCATCTGTATTCGCGCATGAGCTTCGATCCCGCGAAGGACCTGGTGCCGGTGGCGGCGGCCGCGCGCGTGCTGGTGTTCCTGGTAACCAGGCCCGCGCTGCCGCCCACCAACATCCGGGAGTTCATCGCGTACCTCAAGGCCAACCCGGGCAAGCTGTCGTACGGCTCGCCGGGCAACGGCAGCTCACCGCACCTGGCGGGCGAGATGTTCAAGAGCCAGGCCGGCGTCTTCGCGCTGCACGTGCCCTACCGCGGCGCGGCGCCCGCGCTGCAGGACCTGCTGGCGGGCCAGATCGACTATGCGTTCGACCCGGGCATCGGCCTGCAGCAGGTGCGCGCGGGCAAGCTCCGGCTGCTGGCGGTGGGCAGCCCGCACCGCTCGCCGCAGTTCCCCGACGTGCCCACGCTCGACGAGGCCGGACTGCGCGGCTTCGACGCCGACACCGTGTTCGGCTTCTATGCGCCCGCAGGCACGCCGCCGGAGGTGGTGGCACAACTCAACGCGCAGATCAACCGCGCGCTCGTACTGCCGGCCGTGAAGGAACGCATCGCCTCGCTTGGCGGCGAAGCATTGCCGGGCTCGCCGGCCGATTTCCAGCGGCGCGCGGCGGCCGATTCGCAGCGCTTCGGCGCGCTGATCCGCGACCGCAAGATCGTCGCGGATTGAGCGCGCGCATCGCCCCCCGTGGCCGCCGACGGCGAGAATGAACCGATGAGCAGCAACAGCAAAGAGATCACCTACACCGCACGCGTCGAGTTCGGCGACTGCGACCCGGCCGGCATCGTCTGGTTCCCCAACTTCTTCCGCTGGATCGATGCGGCCTCGCGCCACTTCTTCGCCGAATGCGGCGTGCCGCGCTGGGAAGAAACGGCGCAGACACTGGGCGTGATCGGCACGCCGCTGGTCGACACGCACACGCGCTTCGTCAAGGCCGCGAGCTACGGCGACACGCTGCAGATCGCGGTGCGCATCACCGAATGGCGCGACAAGAGCTTCGTGCAGACCTACCGCGTGCTGCGCGGCGACGAACTGATCCTCGAATGCGAGGAGGTGCGCATCTTCGCGGCGAAGCGCGAAGGCGGCGGCATCCGCGCGGTGCCCATTCCACCCGCGATCCGCGCGCTCTGCGACGAGGCCGCATCTTAGAATGGCCCGATGAACTGGCGCACTCTTCTTCCATTCGCTCTGCTCGCCACCGGCTGCTCGACGCTCCCCAACGAAGTGGTGCCCGTGCGCGAAGGCGTGCTGCGCGCTCCCACGTACACGCAGGCGGCCGACCATTGCAGCGCCAAGGGCCAGGCGCCGCGCTGGCTCGGCAAGGCGCCAGCGGAGGCCGGCGTGCTGTTCCAGTGCTACTGAGCCTGGCCGCCGCGCGGCAACGACCTGCCCGCGCCACAGGACATCGCCAAAAAGGTTGACGCTCTTTGTGATGCGGTGCAACAATCCCGCATCTTTACTTCGGAGCCCCGTGCGTGGACAGTGCCAGTTGGATCAGTGACAAGACGCGTGCCTCGGCAGGCGTGACACATCCGGCCCTCTAGCGCAGGCTCTTTTGCGCTGCGGCCGCCGTGCACGCAGCCTGACCCGTTCGCCATTCCAGGCCAGCGGTTCTCCCTTCCGAATCCCGCCGTTCTTCGTCACTGACTTTTTCAGTCAGCTTGCGTGTGTCCGTGCACGAGGCTCCTTCATGCGAAGGAGCCTTGCCATGCGTCAATTCCAGTCTCGTCAGCAGCACCTGCAGCAGCAACACCAGCCGGTGCAGGAATCCGCTCGCGCGTCTGCGCATGCGCCGACGCGTGCGGTCACGGCGCAGGACATCGACAACGAAATGCTGGACCGCGCCGCCGCGCTCTGGACCACGCGGCGCATCCGCAGCTTCTTCCTGCTGCTCGAGCGGCCGCCGCGCGCCGGCCAGCGCTGACGCGCCGCACCGCCCCCACCGCCGGACACGCAAGAAACAAGGAGGCCTGATGGATCCCGCTTCTCGTTGGCGCCCCTGTGCGCCACCCCTCGCCCGCCCGATCGACCACACCGAAATGCAGCGCGCCGCGCCGCCAGGGGATTCCCACGCCTGATTGACGCGGGAGGTTCTTCCCTTCGCGGCCGGCGCCGTGAAGGAATACAAAATGAAGAACGTCCTGAAGTCCCTTTTCGAGAGCTTCCTGCGCAGCCGCCGCATGCTGCACCACTTCGAGCGCTGGCAGACGCTGCTGGGCTCGAAGCCCGCAGGCACGGCTTCGGCGGCCATGCCGCCCGACATCGCCAGGGCACTGTCCGCCGCATCGCGTGCCGATGCCGGCGCCATGCTGGCCAGCCTGCACAGCTCGCCGCAAGGCCTGGCCGAAGACGAGGCGCAGGCGCTGCGCAAGCAGTTCGGCGGCAACGAGGTGCGCCACGAGCAGCCGCTGCCGTGGTGGACGCACCTGTGGCAGTGCTACCGCAATCCGTTCAACCTGCTGCTGACGGTGCTGGCTCTGGTCTCCTACGTGACCGAGGACATGAAGGCCGCGCTCGTGATCGGCAGCATGGTGGTGCTGTCGACGGTGCTGCGCTTCGTGCAGGAATCGCGCTCTGGCAAGGCTGCGGAGCGGCTCAAGGCGATGGTGAGCAACACCGCCACCGTGCTGCGGCCCGCGCCCGCCGAAGGCGCCGGCGCCCCGCATGCGGAGGCGGTGCGCGCCGAGGTGCCGATGCGCGAACTGGTGCCGGGCGACGTGATCGCGCTCTCGGCCGGCGACATGATCCCGGCCGACTGCCGGCTGCTCGCCGCCAAGGACCTGTTCATCAGCCAGTCCGCGCTGACCGGCGAAGCGATGCCCGTGGAGAAATTCAGCGCCGACCGCAGCAGCGATGAAGCCGGCGTGCTCGAGCGCGACAACCTGCTCTTCATGGGCACCAGCGTGGTCAGCGGCAGCGCCACCGCGCTCATCGTGCACACCGGCAGCCGCACCTTCTTCGGCGCACTGGCGCAGCGCGTGACCGCCGTCGACCAGGGCACCAGCGCGTTCCAGGCCGGCATCAACCGCGTGAGCTGGGTGCTGATCCGCTTCATGCTGGTGATGGCGCCGCTGGTGCTGGTGATCAATGGCGTGGCCAAGGGCGACTGGTGGGAGGCGGCGCTGTTCGCGCTGTCGATCGCGGTCGGCCTCACGCCCGAGATGCTGCCGATGATCGTGACCGCCACGCTGGCCAAGGGCGCGGTCGTGATGTCGCGGCAGAAGGTGATCGTGAAGCGGCTGGAAGCCATCCACAACTTCGGCGCCATGGACGTGCTGTGCACCGACAAGACCGGCACGCTGACGCAGGACCGCATCGTGCTGGAGCGCCACACCAACGCCTGGGGCGAAGCCTCGGACCACGTGCTGCAGATGGCCTACCTGAACAGCTTCCACCAGACGGGCCTGAAGAACCTGCTCGACAAGGCCGTGCTGAGCCACGCCGAGATGCAGCTGGAAACGCGTCTGCAGACGGCCTGGCGCAAGATCGACGAGGTGCCCTTCGACTTCGCGCGCCGCCGCATGTCGGTGGTGGTGGAGAACGGCGGCAGCGAGCACCTGCTGATCTGCAAGGGCGCGCTGGAAGAGATTCTCTCGGCCTGCGCCTCGGTCGAGCGCGGCGACGAGGTGCTGCCGCTCGATGCTGATGTTCTCGCGCGCATCCACGGCATCGCGTCGGAGCTCAACACCCAGGGCCTGCGCGTGGTGGCCGTGGCCAGCCGCGTGCTGGCCGCGGGGGCGCAACGGCCGGTCCAGGTCGCCTACGGCGTGGCCGACGAAACGGCGCTCACGCTGCTGGGCTACGTCGCGTTTCTCGATCCGCCGAAGGAATCGACCGCGCCCGCGCTGCGCGCGCTGGCCGCGCACGGCGTGGCGGTAAAGGTGCTGACGGGCGACAACGAGCTGGTCGCGCGCAAGGTCTGCGTCGACGTCGGCATCGAGGCCGGCCGCGTGGTGCTGGGGCGCGAGATCGAGGCGCTGGACGACGCCGGCCTGCGCGCGCTGGCCGAGCAGCACCAGGTGTTCGCCAAGCTCACGCCTGCGCACAAGGAACGCATCGTGCGTGCGCTGCATGCGAACGGGCATGTGGTGGGCTTCATGGGCGACGGCATCAACGACGCGCCCGCGCTGCGTGCGGCCGACATCGGCATCTCGGTGAACGGCGCAGTGGACGTGGCCAAGGAGTCGGCGGACATCATCCTGCTCGAGAAGAGCCTCATGGTGCTGGAGCAGGGCGTGGTGGAAGGCCGCCGCACCTTTGCCAACATGCTGAAGTACATCAAGCTGACCGCGAGCTCGAATTTCGGCAACGTGTTCTCGGTGCTGGTGGCCAGCGCGTTCCTGCCCTTCCTGCCGATGCTGCCGCTGCATCTGCTGGTGCAGAACCTGCTGTACGACGTGTCGCAGATCGTGATTCCGTTCGACAACGTCGACGCCGAATTCCTGCAAAAGCCGCAGCGCTGGAACCCGGCCGACCTGGGCCGCTTCATGCTGTTCTTCGGGCCGCTGAGCTCGGTGTTCGACATCCTGACCTACGCGGTGATGTGGTTCGCGTTCTCGGCCAACACGGTGGCGCACCAGGCGCTGTTCCAGTCGGGCTGGTTCGTCGAGGGCCTGCTGTCGCAGACGCTGGTCGTGCACCTGATCCGCACCCGCAAGATCCCGTTCCTGCAAAGCCGCGCGGCCTGGCCGCTGCTGGCAATGGGCGCAGCGATTGCCGCGGCGGGCATCTGGCTGCCGATGGGGCGGCTCGCGCACTACTTCAGGCTGCAGGCGCTTCCGCTGGCCTACTTTCCGTGGCTGACCGCGATGCTGGCGGGGTATGCGACGCTCACGCAGGCGGTCAAGGGGTGGTATGCGCGACGGTTTGGGTGGCAGTGATGTTCTGTTTTGGGCGCTTTTATTCAGGGCGCTTCATTCGGGGCGCGTGCACAGGCCACCGGGTACTCCCCTCCGCGAATGTCCCCCGGGGCTGCGCCCCTCCTCCTTTATTTCGCTGCGGGGAGCACCCGATGTCCTGTGCACGAGGGCACGCTGCTGGTGTATCGCTGATCAACGACCGCTGCGCATAACGCTCCCGTCGATGGGGTGCCTTGCGCAGCGAAATTAAGGAGGAGGCCGAAGGCCGGGGGACATTCGCGGAGCAAGGTACCCCGTCGGCGGGAGCGCGCCCTGAAATAAAGCATAAAAAAAACGGCACCGCCGCAAAGCGATGCCGTTTTTTACAAGAACCGAAGCGGACCGAACGGCCGTTCAGACGCTCATGATCGAAACAGCCTTGGTGTTCAGGTAGGCCTCGAGCGCCTCCGGGCCGCCTTCCGAGCCGTAGCCCGAATCCTTCACGCCGCCGAACGGCATCTCGGGCGAGGGCGCGGCGGGCTGGTTGATCCACAGCATGCCGAGTTCGAGCTTCTGGCTCAGCAGGTGCGCGTTCTTGATCGACTTGGTGAAGGCATAGCCGGCCAGGCCGAATGGCAGGCGGTTGGCTTCGGCGATGGCTTCCTCGAGCGTGTCGAAGCCGCGGATCGCCGCGATGGGGCCGAAGGGCTCGTTGTTGAACACGTCGGCGTCGAGCGGCACGTCGGTCAGCACGGTGGGTGCGAAGAAGTTGCCGGTGTCGCCGACACGCTCGCCGCCGGCTGCCACGGTGGCGCCCTTCTTGCGCGCATCTTCCAGCACGTGGGCCATGGCCGTGAGGCGGCGCGCGTTGGCGAGCGGGCCGAGGGTCGTGCCCTCGGCCAGGCCGTCGCCGAGCTTCAGGCCT from Variovorax sp. V93 includes the following:
- a CDS encoding LysR family transcriptional regulator, coding for MNAMHIEKLDLNLLRLFDAVFRARSVSRAAEALGLTQPAASHGLTRLRLLLGDALFTRTPGGVAPTPRAERLAVPVQAALAMLQQALAEPERFDPAASRKLFRIHMSDIGEGRFLPALMVRLRELSPGVRVETMPLATGDIATALDSGRVDFAFGFLPKVKDTQRAQLLKDRYIVLLRKGHPFVKRRRSGQALLEALQELDYVAVRTHAETLRILQLLNLEDRLRLTTEHFMVLPAIVRATDLAVVMPRNIARGFAEEGGYAIVEPPFPLRDFTVSLHWSRRFEADPANRWLRQVITALFSERAG
- a CDS encoding thiamine pyrophosphate-dependent enzyme, giving the protein MEVSFSKEVETLRLGAGDTFHGEGILAITKGLLQSGVAYVGGYQGAPVSHLLDVMVQGKAYMDELGVHVEACSNEASAAAMLGASIHYPLRGAVTWKSIVGTNVAADALSNLSSPGVTGGVLVVVGEDYGEGASVIQERTHAYALKSSMCLLDPRPDLGVMVRMVEEGFRLSETSNMPCLMELRIRTCHVRGSFECKDNIAPAVSTRALMSEPAGFDYMRLAHPPVTFRHEKLKGDERIPAARRYIVEHALNELIPGRAHADLGIVVQGGLYNALIRSLQQQGLADAFGETDIPILVLNVTYPLVPEQVADFCVGKRAVLVVEEGQPEYIEQDIATLLRRRDIQTPLHGKDMLPAAGEYGVEVLAGGLGAFAAKYIEASEASSSAQAWLAGNRARREAVARQLETLLPNRPPSFCIGCPERPVFSALKLAQQETGPVHIAADIGCHAFGTFEPFSMGHSILGYGMSLASRAGVAPMMNRRTLSIMGDGGFWHNGLLTGVQSALFNGDDAVLLIFKNGYTSATGTQDIISTPDDEMKERAVDKQQSLVDKNQTIEATLKGLGVQWMRTVTTYDVERMRKTLTEALTSDFNGLKVVIAEGECQLERQRRIKPWIAGLLQRGERVVRVKYGVDEDVCNGDHACIRLSGCPTLTLRDNPDPLKVDPVATVIDGCVGCGLCGENAHAATLCPSFYRAEVVQNPKWHERLLHALRGAMVRVLQPA
- a CDS encoding indolepyruvate oxidoreductase subunit beta family protein, whose protein sequence is MEQNRPITLLVCALGGEGGGVLTEWLVDIARHAGYAAQSTSIPGVAQRTGATTYYIEVFPVPIAQLGGQRPVFSLSPVPGALDAIVSSELLETARQIGNGMSAPLRTLVISSSARIFTTAERMQPGDGRADAQRLLDVVKAFSREHHVFDMNAVARETGTVVSAVMLGAIAGSGLFPFPREAFEHVVRGGDARAPEKLGRMAAASLRGFAAGFEAVGTPRAQAAFVSSVLAADTRDAPPPPRALPDELARRFPPAVHDMLALGHARVLDYQDAAYAALYAERLGRLLDAERAADPAGAQGFAITRAAARWLALWMAFDDIVRVAALKGRASRAQRVRQEVRAADEDIVKVYDHFKPGAAEFAALLPPGLARRVTAWDRGRQARGLAPWALPLKVGSHSVLGMASLRLLSSLKWLRRRGHRFAEEQALIERWLAAVEAGTREAWVLGHELALCGRLIKGYGSTNERGKENLLHVIGELAGRATLAAPARAEAIAAAREAALADEGGTALDAALVRHGAAPRPVQAQPIRWMRRPPSTAGRP
- a CDS encoding Bug family tripartite tricarboxylate transporter substrate binding protein; translated protein: MPHHALPWRRRLLFTAACALLACAQAPAHADTWPAKPIKVVVNFPPGGAADQIARAVSQPLQEALKQPVVIENRAGANGNVGGEAVARAPADGYTLLMSSGGMVSVNPHLYSRMSFDPAKDLVPVAAAARVLVFLVTRPALPPTNIREFIAYLKANPGKLSYGSPGNGSSPHLAGEMFKSQAGVFALHVPYRGAAPALQDLLAGQIDYAFDPGIGLQQVRAGKLRLLAVGSPHRSPQFPDVPTLDEAGLRGFDADTVFGFYAPAGTPPEVVAQLNAQINRALVLPAVKERIASLGGEALPGSPADFQRRAAADSQRFGALIRDRKIVAD
- a CDS encoding thioesterase family protein, with product MSSNSKEITYTARVEFGDCDPAGIVWFPNFFRWIDAASRHFFAECGVPRWEETAQTLGVIGTPLVDTHTRFVKAASYGDTLQIAVRITEWRDKSFVQTYRVLRGDELILECEEVRIFAAKREGGGIRAVPIPPAIRALCDEAAS
- the mgtA gene encoding magnesium-translocating P-type ATPase — its product is MKNVLKSLFESFLRSRRMLHHFERWQTLLGSKPAGTASAAMPPDIARALSAASRADAGAMLASLHSSPQGLAEDEAQALRKQFGGNEVRHEQPLPWWTHLWQCYRNPFNLLLTVLALVSYVTEDMKAALVIGSMVVLSTVLRFVQESRSGKAAERLKAMVSNTATVLRPAPAEGAGAPHAEAVRAEVPMRELVPGDVIALSAGDMIPADCRLLAAKDLFISQSALTGEAMPVEKFSADRSSDEAGVLERDNLLFMGTSVVSGSATALIVHTGSRTFFGALAQRVTAVDQGTSAFQAGINRVSWVLIRFMLVMAPLVLVINGVAKGDWWEAALFALSIAVGLTPEMLPMIVTATLAKGAVVMSRQKVIVKRLEAIHNFGAMDVLCTDKTGTLTQDRIVLERHTNAWGEASDHVLQMAYLNSFHQTGLKNLLDKAVLSHAEMQLETRLQTAWRKIDEVPFDFARRRMSVVVENGGSEHLLICKGALEEILSACASVERGDEVLPLDADVLARIHGIASELNTQGLRVVAVASRVLAAGAQRPVQVAYGVADETALTLLGYVAFLDPPKESTAPALRALAAHGVAVKVLTGDNELVARKVCVDVGIEAGRVVLGREIEALDDAGLRALAEQHQVFAKLTPAHKERIVRALHANGHVVGFMGDGINDAPALRAADIGISVNGAVDVAKESADIILLEKSLMVLEQGVVEGRRTFANMLKYIKLTASSNFGNVFSVLVASAFLPFLPMLPLHLLVQNLLYDVSQIVIPFDNVDAEFLQKPQRWNPADLGRFMLFFGPLSSVFDILTYAVMWFAFSANTVAHQALFQSGWFVEGLLSQTLVVHLIRTRKIPFLQSRAAWPLLAMGAAIAAAGIWLPMGRLAHYFRLQALPLAYFPWLTAMLAGYATLTQAVKGWYARRFGWQ